Proteins found in one Solitalea lacus genomic segment:
- the rplA gene encoding 50S ribosomal protein L1 has protein sequence MARLTKNRKKVLSLIEKDKAYSLQEASALVKQITTTKFDASVDLDIRLGVDPRKANQMVRGIAVLPHGTGKTVRVLVLCTPDKEQEAKDAGADYVGLDDYITKIEQGWTDVDIIITTPACMAKVGKLGRVLGPRNLMPNPKSGTVTNEVGKAVTDVKGGKIDFKVDKTGIIHTSVGKASFSPEKIYENALEVIQTIARLKPSAAKGTYFKSIHMSSTMSAGIHVETKSVAGI, from the coding sequence GTGGCAAGATTAACAAAAAATCGTAAAAAAGTATTATCCCTGATTGAGAAGGATAAAGCTTACTCTTTACAGGAAGCCTCTGCCTTAGTAAAACAGATCACCACTACCAAGTTCGATGCTTCGGTTGATTTAGATATTCGTTTGGGTGTTGACCCTCGTAAAGCTAATCAAATGGTAAGAGGTATCGCCGTGTTACCACACGGTACCGGTAAAACTGTTCGTGTATTGGTACTTTGTACCCCAGACAAAGAACAGGAAGCTAAAGATGCTGGTGCTGACTATGTTGGCTTGGATGATTATATTACTAAGATTGAGCAAGGTTGGACTGATGTAGATATCATCATTACCACTCCTGCTTGTATGGCTAAAGTAGGTAAGTTAGGCCGTGTTTTAGGTCCACGTAACTTGATGCCAAATCCTAAATCAGGTACTGTAACTAACGAAGTTGGTAAAGCAGTAACTGATGTTAAAGGTGGTAAAATTGATTTCAAAGTAGATAAAACAGGTATTATCCACACTTCAGTTGGTAAAGCTTCGTTTTCTCCTGAAAAAATCTACGAAAATGCGTTAGAAGTAATTCAAACCATTGCTCGTTTAAAACCATCGGCAGCAAAAGGTACTTACTTTAAGAGTATTCACATGTCGAGCACAATGAGTGCAGGCATTCATGTTGAAACTAAATCTGTAGCGGGAATCTAA
- the rplJ gene encoding 50S ribosomal protein L10, whose translation MNREEKNVIVLDLKEKMEAYGSFYITDTSNLTVAKINAIRRKCFERGITFQVAKNTLIQKAMEATGVDYSPLFAALKGTSGVMFSNTGNVPAKLIKELRSEKGAEKPILKGASIEQAFFVGDNQLDTLTAIKSKQELIGDIIGLLQSPAKNVVSALQSSGGKLAGILKTLSEKGE comes from the coding sequence ATGAACAGAGAAGAAAAAAATGTAATCGTTCTCGATCTTAAGGAAAAGATGGAGGCGTACGGTAGTTTTTACATTACCGATACTTCAAATCTAACTGTTGCTAAGATTAACGCGATCAGAAGAAAATGTTTCGAGAGAGGCATCACATTCCAAGTAGCTAAAAATACCTTGATTCAAAAGGCAATGGAAGCTACCGGAGTTGATTACAGTCCTTTATTCGCAGCATTGAAAGGTACTTCTGGTGTTATGTTTTCTAATACAGGAAACGTTCCAGCAAAACTGATCAAAGAATTGCGTAGCGAAAAGGGTGCTGAGAAACCAATCTTGAAAGGTGCTTCAATTGAACAAGCTTTCTTCGTTGGTGACAATCAGTTAGATACGCTTACTGCTATTAAATCTAAGCAAGAGCTTATCGGTGATATTATCGGCTTATTACAATCACCTGCTAAAAATGTGGTTTCTGCATTACAATCTAGCGGTGGCAAGTTAGCTGGTATTCTTAAAACATTATCAGAGAAAGGTGAGTAA
- the rplL gene encoding 50S ribosomal protein L7/L12 — protein sequence MADLKAFAEQLVNLTVKEVNELAQILKDEYGIEPAAAAPVMVAGAAGAAAAVEEEKTSFDVILADAGGQKLAVVKLVKDLTGLGLKEAKDLVDGAPKPLKEGVAKDEAEALKKQLEEAGAKVEIK from the coding sequence ATGGCAGATTTGAAAGCGTTTGCTGAACAATTAGTAAACTTAACAGTTAAAGAAGTTAACGAGTTAGCTCAAATTTTAAAAGACGAGTACGGTATTGAGCCTGCTGCTGCTGCTCCTGTAATGGTAGCTGGTGCTGCTGGTGCTGCTGCTGCTGTTGAAGAAGAAAAAACTTCTTTTGATGTAATTCTTGCTGACGCAGGAGGTCAAAAATTAGCAGTTGTTAAGTTAGTTAAAGATCTTACTGGTCTTGGTTTGAAAGAAGCTAAAGACTTAGTAGACGGCGCTCCAAAACCTTTAAAAGAAGGTGTTGCTAAAGACGAAGCTGAAGCTTTGAAAAAGCAATTAGAAGAAGCTGGAGCTAAAGTTGAAATTAAGTAA
- the rpoB gene encoding DNA-directed RNA polymerase subunit beta, producing the protein MANNTNNSQRVSFATSKHVLDYPDFLDVQLESFQQFFQLDTTADDRHTEGLFKVFSENFPISDSRGIFVLEFLDYFIDPPRYDIQECIERGLTYSVPLKAKLRLYCTDPEHEDFETIVQDVYLGTIPYMTPKGTFVINGAERVIVSQLHRSPGVFFGQSRHTNGTKLYSARVIPFKGSWIEFATDVNNVMYAYIDRKKKFPVTTLLRAIGYDSDKDILELFDLADEVKVSKSGLKKYVGRRLAARVLRKWVEDFVDEDTGEVVSIDRNEVILERETILEEDHIDLIIDAGVKSIILTKDDVTTADHAIIYNTLQKDTSNSEKEAVEHIYRALRNAEPPDEETARGIIERLFFSDKRYDLGDVGRYRINRKLGLTTDEETKVLTKVDIIEIVKYLIRLINAKAEVDDIDHLSNRRVRTVGEQLYAQFGVGLARMARTIRERMNIRDNEVFTPTDLINARTLSSVINSFFGTNQLSQFMDQTNPLAEITHKRRLSALGPGGLSRERAGFEVRDVHYTHYGRLCTIETPEGPNIGLISSLCVHAKINNLGFIETPYRKVVEGKVVVDEPVVYMSAEDEDGKTIAQANAQYDDKGNFLTPKVKSRFEGDFPVIEPEKIDLIDIAPNQITSIAASLIPFLEHDDANRALMGSNMQRQAVPLLRPESPIVGTGLEGRVASDSRTLMNAEGDGEVVYVDANKITIRYDRTEDDRLVSFDGDEKTYSLTKFKKTNQSTCINLKPIVKKGQKVKKGQVLTEGYATQNGELALGRNLKVAFMPWQGFNFEDAIVISERIAREDIFTSLHIEEFELEVRDTKRGEEELTPDIPNVSEEATKDLDENGIIRIGAEVKEGDILIGKITPKGESDPSPEEKLLRAIFGDKAGDVKDASLKASPSISGVVIDTKLFSRAKKTSKNDEKAQLEKLDARHNNNNAKLKDTLVEKLFELVNGKTSQGVYDNYKELLIAKGVKFTQKMLVELNYENINPNKWTTDKDKNDQIKLLLHNYGIKVNEELGDYRRQKFAISVGDELPSGIVQMAKVYVAKKRKLKVGDKMAGRHGNKGIVARIVRDEDMPFLEDGTPVDIVLNPLGVPSRMNLGQIYETILGWAGKELGIKFATPIFDGATHSEVEDWIKKAGIPESGRTYLYDGLTGDRFHQPTTVGIIYMLKLGHMVDDKMHARSIGPYSLITQQPLGGKAQFGGQRFGEMEVWALEAFGAANILQEILTVKSDDVIGRAKTYEAIVKGENLPTPGVPESFNVLVHELRGLGLDVTLE; encoded by the coding sequence TTGGCAAACAACACTAATAATTCGCAAAGAGTAAGTTTCGCTACAAGTAAGCACGTATTGGATTATCCTGATTTTCTGGATGTACAATTGGAATCATTCCAACAGTTTTTCCAGTTAGATACCACAGCCGATGATCGTCATACAGAAGGCTTGTTTAAAGTATTTAGCGAAAACTTCCCAATTTCCGATTCTCGAGGCATCTTTGTTCTTGAGTTTTTGGATTATTTCATTGATCCGCCTCGTTACGATATACAAGAGTGTATTGAGCGTGGCTTGACTTACAGCGTACCATTAAAGGCCAAGCTGAGGTTATATTGTACCGATCCGGAGCATGAGGATTTTGAAACAATTGTACAGGATGTGTATTTAGGTACCATACCGTACATGACGCCAAAAGGTACATTTGTGATCAATGGTGCTGAGCGTGTTATTGTATCTCAGCTTCACCGTTCACCGGGTGTTTTCTTTGGTCAAAGTCGCCATACCAACGGTACTAAATTATATTCAGCCCGTGTAATTCCATTTAAGGGTTCATGGATTGAGTTTGCTACCGACGTAAACAACGTAATGTATGCTTACATTGACCGTAAGAAGAAGTTTCCGGTAACCACGTTGCTACGTGCCATTGGATATGATTCAGATAAAGACATTCTTGAATTGTTCGACCTTGCTGATGAAGTTAAGGTTAGCAAATCAGGTTTGAAAAAATATGTTGGCCGTCGTTTAGCGGCTAGGGTTTTACGTAAATGGGTAGAAGATTTCGTAGACGAAGATACCGGTGAAGTGGTATCGATTGATCGTAACGAAGTAATTCTAGAACGTGAAACTATTCTTGAAGAAGATCATATCGACTTGATCATAGATGCTGGCGTTAAGTCAATTATTTTGACTAAAGACGACGTTACAACTGCTGATCATGCTATTATATACAATACGCTTCAAAAAGATACTTCAAACTCTGAAAAAGAAGCTGTTGAGCACATTTATCGTGCATTACGTAACGCCGAACCACCTGATGAAGAAACTGCTCGTGGTATTATTGAGCGTTTATTCTTCTCAGATAAGCGTTATGATTTAGGTGATGTAGGTCGTTACCGTATTAACCGTAAATTAGGTTTAACAACAGATGAAGAAACCAAAGTATTAACGAAGGTGGATATCATCGAAATTGTTAAATATCTGATTCGTCTGATCAATGCTAAAGCTGAGGTTGATGATATCGACCACTTGTCAAATCGTCGTGTTCGTACTGTTGGAGAGCAATTGTACGCACAATTTGGTGTTGGTTTAGCTCGTATGGCCCGTACCATTCGTGAGCGTATGAACATTCGTGATAATGAGGTGTTTACGCCTACCGATTTGATCAATGCTCGTACCCTTTCGTCAGTGATCAACTCATTCTTCGGAACTAATCAGTTATCACAGTTCATGGATCAAACCAATCCTTTGGCTGAAATTACGCATAAGCGTCGTTTGTCAGCTTTAGGTCCTGGTGGTCTTTCTCGTGAGCGCGCTGGTTTCGAGGTTCGTGACGTTCACTATACACACTACGGTCGTTTATGTACTATTGAGACTCCTGAGGGTCCGAACATCGGTCTTATCTCGTCTCTTTGTGTTCACGCAAAGATCAATAACTTAGGTTTCATCGAAACTCCTTACCGTAAAGTAGTTGAAGGTAAAGTGGTTGTTGATGAACCTGTTGTTTACATGAGTGCTGAAGATGAGGATGGTAAAACCATTGCACAGGCTAATGCACAGTATGATGATAAAGGTAATTTCTTAACTCCTAAAGTGAAATCACGTTTTGAAGGTGACTTCCCTGTAATCGAGCCGGAGAAAATTGACCTTATTGATATTGCACCTAACCAGATCACCTCAATTGCTGCTTCGTTAATTCCATTCCTTGAGCATGATGACGCCAACCGTGCATTGATGGGATCGAACATGCAACGTCAGGCCGTTCCATTGTTACGTCCTGAATCTCCAATTGTAGGTACTGGTCTTGAGGGACGCGTTGCTTCAGACTCTCGTACTTTGATGAATGCTGAAGGTGACGGTGAAGTTGTTTACGTTGATGCAAACAAAATTACCATTCGTTATGATCGTACTGAAGATGACCGTTTGGTTTCTTTTGATGGTGACGAAAAAACTTATTCGTTGACCAAATTCAAGAAAACCAACCAGAGTACTTGTATCAACTTGAAACCAATTGTTAAAAAAGGTCAGAAAGTTAAAAAAGGACAGGTACTTACTGAAGGTTATGCAACTCAAAATGGTGAGTTAGCATTAGGACGCAACTTAAAAGTAGCGTTCATGCCTTGGCAAGGTTTCAACTTCGAGGATGCGATTGTAATTTCTGAGCGTATTGCTCGCGAAGACATCTTTACTTCATTACACATTGAAGAATTCGAATTAGAAGTTCGTGATACAAAACGTGGTGAAGAAGAATTAACTCCGGATATTCCTAACGTTTCAGAAGAGGCTACTAAAGACCTTGATGAAAACGGTATCATCCGAATTGGTGCTGAAGTTAAAGAAGGCGATATCCTTATTGGTAAAATCACTCCAAAAGGTGAGTCTGATCCTTCCCCAGAAGAAAAATTATTACGTGCAATCTTTGGTGATAAAGCCGGCGATGTGAAAGACGCTTCATTGAAAGCATCCCCTTCTATCAGCGGTGTTGTTATCGATACTAAACTATTCTCTCGTGCTAAAAAAACATCTAAAAATGATGAGAAAGCACAGTTAGAGAAATTAGATGCACGTCATAATAATAACAACGCGAAGTTAAAAGATACGTTAGTAGAGAAATTATTTGAATTAGTTAACGGCAAAACATCACAAGGCGTTTACGACAATTACAAAGAGTTGTTAATTGCTAAAGGAGTGAAATTCACTCAGAAAATGTTGGTTGAGCTTAACTATGAGAATATCAACCCTAACAAGTGGACAACTGATAAGGATAAAAATGACCAGATCAAGTTGTTGCTTCATAACTACGGTATTAAAGTGAACGAAGAGCTTGGAGATTACCGTCGTCAGAAATTCGCTATCAGCGTTGGTGATGAGTTACCTTCAGGTATTGTTCAAATGGCTAAGGTTTACGTGGCTAAGAAACGTAAATTGAAAGTAGGAGATAAGATGGCAGGTCGTCACGGTAACAAGGGTATCGTTGCCCGTATTGTTCGTGATGAAGATATGCCATTCCTTGAGGATGGAACTCCGGTTGACATAGTGTTGAACCCACTTGGTGTACCTTCTCGTATGAACTTGGGTCAGATTTATGAAACCATCTTAGGATGGGCTGGTAAAGAGTTGGGCATTAAGTTTGCCACCCCAATTTTCGACGGTGCAACTCATTCAGAAGTTGAAGATTGGATTAAGAAAGCTGGCATTCCAGAATCAGGTAGAACTTACTTGTACGATGGTTTAACAGGTGATCGTTTCCACCAACCAACTACAGTAGGTATTATCTACATGCTGAAATTGGGTCACATGGTTGACGATAAGATGCACGCTCGTTCTATCGGTCCTTACTCACTTATTACTCAACAACCATTGGGTGGTAAAGCGCAGTTTGGTGGTCAGCGTTTCGGTGAGATGGAGGTTTGGGCACTTGAAGCATTCGGTGCAGCAAACATTCTTCAAGAGATCCTTACCGTTAAGTCTGATGATGTTATTGGCCGTGCTAAAACTTACGAAGCCATTGTTAAAGGTGAAAACCTTCCAACGCCAGGTGTGCCTGAGTCATTTAATGTATTGGTACATGAGTTACGCGGCTTAGGTCTAGACGTAACACTTGAATAA
- the rpoC gene encoding DNA-directed RNA polymerase subunit beta', with amino-acid sequence MSYKKENKIKSNFTKITISLASPENILERSSGEVLKPETINYRTYKPERDGLFCERIFGPVKDYECACGKYKRIRYKGIVCDRCGVEVTEKKVRRERMGHINLVVPVAHIWYFRSLPNKIGYLLGLPTKKLDLIIYYERYVVIQPGIKAQDGIQYLDFLTEEEYLDILDTLPKENQYLDDKDPNKFVAKMGAEALQDLLGRLQLDQLSYDLRHQAANETSQQRKNEALKRLQVVEAFRGAQANIENRPEWMIVKIVPVIPPELRPLVPLDGGRFATSDLNDLYRRVIIRNNRLKRLIEIKAPEVILRNEKRMLQEAVDSLFDNSRKVNAVKTEGNRALKSLSDILKGKQGRFRQNLLGKRVDYSARSVIVVGPTLKLHECGLPKDMAAELFKPFIIRKMIERGVVKTVKSAKKIVDRKDPLVWDILENVLKGHPVLLNRAPTLHRLGIQAFQPKLVEGKAIQLHPLVCTAFNADFDGDQMAVHLPLGNAAILEAQILMLAAHNILNPANGTPITVPSQDMVLGLYYITKGRRSTPDRKVRGEGSIFYSPEEVRIALNENRIDLHAWIKVKVNHKDENGEIVNGLLETTVGRVIVNEFTPEETGFINELLTKKSLRDIIGNIVKVTGMARAAKFLDDIKELGFQMAFKGGLSFNLKDVTIPEEKAILLNQAQEEVDEVMNNYNMGFITNNERYNQIIDIWTRINSRLTDHLMKQLAADNQGFNSVYMMLDSGARGSKEQIRQLCGMRGLMAKPQKSGSGGEIIENPILSNFKEGLSVLEYFISTHGARKGLADTALKTADAGYLTRRLHDVAQDMVVSEPDCGTLRGVLTSALKDNEEVVEPLYDRILGRVSLNDVIDPMSGETLAYAGEELTEDVSQRIEDSAVDAVEIRSVLTCESKRGTCAKCYGRNLATGKLVQIGEAVGVIAAQSIGEPGTQLTLRTFHVGGTASNIAAESQITAKFPGKLEFENIRTVTLKSDDGEIEVVLGRSGEVRLVEEHSGKVIMTNNIPYGAHLFVQDGQKVEKGSVICSWDPYNAVIVSEYTGKVEFEAIVEGVTFREESDEQTGHKEKVIIDSRDKTKNPVIRIVGKDGEKGYSIPVGAHIAVEEGDKVSSGQVLVKIPRSAGKTRDITGGLPRVTELFEARNPSNPAIVTEIDGVVTLGGVKRGNREIIIESKDGEIKKYLVSLSKHILVQDNDFIKAGMPLSDGSISPTDILAIKGPGAVQEYLVNGVQEVYRLQGVKINDKHFEVIVHQMMQKVFIEDPGDTRFLEKEAVDKLDFMDENDSMFDKKVVVDPGESTSVKKGQIITVRKLRDENSILKRRDMKLVEARDAVAATSSPVLQGITRSSLGTKSWISAASFQETTKVLNEAAIAGKTDYMLGLKENVIVGHLIPSGTGMRDYDRMIVGSREEYEKLLASKEDED; translated from the coding sequence ATGTCGTACAAAAAAGAAAATAAGATCAAAAGTAATTTTACCAAAATTACGATCAGCCTTGCTTCGCCTGAGAACATCTTAGAACGTTCAAGTGGTGAGGTATTAAAGCCGGAAACGATCAACTACCGTACATACAAACCTGAACGTGATGGTTTGTTCTGCGAACGCATTTTCGGTCCTGTGAAGGATTATGAGTGTGCCTGCGGAAAGTATAAGCGTATCCGTTATAAAGGTATTGTGTGTGACCGTTGTGGGGTTGAAGTTACCGAGAAGAAAGTACGTCGCGAGCGCATGGGCCATATCAATTTGGTTGTGCCTGTAGCTCACATTTGGTACTTCCGCTCATTGCCAAATAAAATCGGTTATTTGTTAGGTCTTCCTACCAAAAAACTTGATTTAATTATTTACTATGAGCGTTACGTGGTAATTCAACCAGGTATTAAAGCTCAAGATGGTATTCAATATCTTGATTTCTTAACTGAAGAAGAATATTTAGATATTTTAGATACTCTTCCGAAAGAAAATCAATATTTAGACGATAAAGATCCGAATAAATTTGTCGCTAAAATGGGTGCTGAAGCTCTTCAGGACTTATTGGGCCGTTTACAATTGGATCAATTATCATATGATTTGCGTCACCAGGCGGCAAACGAAACTTCTCAGCAACGTAAAAATGAAGCGTTAAAACGTCTTCAAGTTGTTGAAGCGTTCCGTGGAGCACAAGCTAACATTGAGAACCGTCCGGAATGGATGATCGTTAAGATTGTTCCTGTAATTCCTCCTGAATTACGTCCATTGGTTCCATTGGATGGTGGTCGTTTTGCAACTTCAGACTTGAACGATTTATATCGTCGTGTAATCATTCGTAACAACCGTTTGAAACGTTTGATCGAGATTAAAGCTCCTGAGGTGATTTTACGTAACGAAAAACGTATGTTGCAGGAAGCTGTTGACTCGTTATTCGATAACTCACGTAAAGTGAACGCTGTTAAAACTGAAGGTAATCGTGCTTTAAAATCTCTTTCAGATATTTTGAAAGGTAAGCAAGGTCGTTTCCGTCAGAACTTATTAGGTAAACGTGTTGACTATTCTGCTCGTTCAGTAATTGTTGTAGGTCCGACCTTGAAATTACACGAATGTGGTTTACCTAAAGACATGGCTGCTGAGCTATTCAAACCATTTATCATTCGTAAAATGATTGAGCGTGGTGTGGTAAAAACAGTAAAATCAGCCAAGAAAATTGTTGACCGTAAAGATCCATTGGTGTGGGATATCCTTGAGAATGTATTGAAGGGTCACCCTGTATTACTAAACCGTGCTCCTACACTTCACCGTTTGGGTATTCAGGCATTCCAACCAAAATTAGTAGAAGGTAAAGCAATTCAGTTACACCCATTAGTGTGTACCGCATTCAACGCCGACTTTGACGGTGACCAGATGGCCGTGCACTTACCATTAGGTAATGCGGCAATTTTGGAAGCCCAAATTTTGATGCTGGCGGCACACAACATTTTGAACCCTGCAAACGGTACTCCTATTACGGTACCTTCGCAGGACATGGTGTTGGGTCTGTACTATATTACAAAAGGAAGAAGATCTACACCTGATCGTAAAGTTCGTGGTGAAGGTTCGATATTCTATAGCCCAGAAGAAGTTCGTATTGCATTAAACGAAAATCGTATTGATTTGCATGCTTGGATTAAGGTAAAAGTTAATCATAAGGATGAAAATGGCGAGATCGTTAACGGGCTTCTTGAAACTACTGTAGGCCGTGTAATTGTTAATGAATTTACTCCTGAAGAGACAGGATTCATTAACGAGTTATTAACCAAAAAATCACTTCGTGATATCATTGGTAATATCGTAAAAGTTACCGGTATGGCTCGTGCTGCTAAATTCCTTGATGATATTAAGGAACTAGGATTCCAAATGGCATTTAAAGGTGGTTTATCGTTTAATTTGAAAGATGTAACCATTCCTGAAGAAAAAGCTATTTTGTTGAATCAGGCACAAGAAGAGGTAGATGAGGTAATGAACAACTATAACATGGGTTTCATTACCAACAATGAACGTTATAACCAGATCATCGATATTTGGACCCGTATCAACTCGCGCTTAACTGATCACTTGATGAAGCAATTAGCTGCGGATAACCAAGGTTTCAACTCTGTTTACATGATGTTGGACTCAGGAGCCCGTGGTTCTAAAGAGCAGATTCGTCAGTTGTGTGGTATGAGGGGTCTGATGGCAAAACCACAAAAATCGGGTTCAGGTGGTGAGATTATCGAAAACCCAATTCTTTCAAACTTTAAAGAAGGTTTGTCGGTATTGGAATACTTTATCTCTACCCACGGTGCTCGTAAAGGTTTGGCCGATACGGCGTTAAAAACTGCCGATGCTGGTTATTTGACTCGTCGTTTACATGACGTAGCTCAAGACATGGTTGTTTCAGAGCCTGATTGTGGTACTTTACGTGGTGTACTTACTTCTGCATTGAAAGATAATGAAGAAGTAGTGGAGCCATTATATGACCGTATTTTGGGTCGTGTATCTCTGAATGATGTTATTGATCCAATGTCAGGGGAAACTTTGGCATATGCTGGTGAAGAACTCACTGAAGATGTTTCTCAACGTATTGAAGACTCAGCTGTTGATGCTGTTGAGATTCGTTCAGTACTTACATGTGAATCTAAGCGCGGAACATGTGCTAAGTGTTACGGCCGAAATCTGGCAACCGGTAAACTGGTTCAAATTGGTGAGGCTGTAGGTGTAATTGCTGCTCAATCAATCGGCGAGCCTGGTACACAGCTTACACTTCGTACCTTCCACGTGGGTGGTACTGCTTCTAACATTGCTGCTGAATCACAAATTACTGCTAAGTTCCCAGGTAAATTGGAGTTCGAAAACATTCGTACTGTTACCTTAAAATCTGATGATGGCGAAATTGAAGTAGTATTAGGCCGTTCAGGTGAGGTTCGTTTAGTTGAAGAACACTCTGGCAAAGTGATTATGACCAATAACATTCCTTATGGTGCTCACTTGTTTGTTCAAGATGGCCAAAAGGTAGAAAAAGGTAGTGTAATCTGTAGCTGGGACCCTTATAACGCAGTAATCGTTTCTGAATATACTGGTAAGGTTGAGTTCGAAGCAATCGTTGAAGGTGTTACCTTCCGTGAAGAGTCAGACGAGCAAACTGGTCACAAAGAGAAAGTTATCATTGATAGCCGTGATAAAACCAAAAACCCTGTTATCCGCATTGTAGGAAAAGATGGTGAAAAAGGTTACAGTATCCCAGTGGGTGCTCACATTGCGGTTGAAGAGGGTGATAAAGTATCTTCGGGACAAGTTCTTGTTAAGATTCCTCGTTCAGCAGGTAAAACCCGAGATATTACCGGTGGTCTTCCTCGTGTTACTGAATTGTTTGAGGCTCGTAACCCTTCTAACCCTGCTATCGTTACTGAAATTGACGGTGTGGTTACGTTGGGAGGTGTTAAACGTGGTAACCGTGAGATTATTATCGAATCTAAAGACGGTGAAATTAAGAAATACCTGGTATCATTATCTAAGCACATCCTTGTTCAGGATAATGACTTTATTAAAGCGGGTATGCCATTGTCAGACGGGTCGATCAGTCCTACCGATATCCTTGCAATCAAAGGTCCTGGTGCTGTACAAGAATACCTTGTAAATGGTGTTCAGGAGGTTTACCGCTTACAGGGTGTGAAAATCAACGATAAGCACTTTGAGGTTATCGTTCACCAAATGATGCAGAAGGTGTTCATTGAAGATCCGGGAGATACTCGTTTCTTAGAGAAAGAAGCTGTTGATAAACTTGACTTTATGGACGAGAATGATAGCATGTTCGATAAGAAAGTGGTTGTTGATCCGGGAGAATCAACTTCAGTGAAAAAAGGCCAGATCATTACTGTTCGTAAACTGCGTGATGAGAACTCGATCTTGAAACGTCGTGATATGAAGTTAGTTGAAGCTCGCGATGCAGTTGCGGCTACATCAAGCCCTGTGCTTCAAGGTATCACTCGCTCTTCATTAGGTACTAAGAGCTGGATTTCAGCGGCTTCCTTCCAGGAAACTACTAAAGTACTAAACGAAGCAGCCATTGCAGGTAAGACTGACTACATGTTAGGCTTGAAAGAAAACGTGATCGTTGGTCACTTAATTCCTTCAGGTACAGGTATGCGTGATTACGACCGTATGATTGTAGGTTCTCGTGAGGAATACGAAAAATTACTTGCTTCTAAAGAAGATGAAGACTAG
- a CDS encoding Smr/MutS family protein, whose translation MKFKLGDFVRFVDERREGYITKIIDGQTVGVTGDDDFEIPVLVTKITPVHGTHLDDEEKPASTFIAEPIAIKDFVKRGIYWAIVDDAKAKSVVHLHIINDTSYQLLISVVGEQKQQFRGVFSGMIDSNSIDKICSLSLTELDSWPKLIVQVILHTSTNFKPELPINKEFKFKAKDFSGTKKAILSLNNVNGWLFQIDDPELVIDAVKLKESFFKASEEKPKIEKASSEVDLHIEKLRDDFHFLKNAEILNIQLERFHKSLDAAIVDRLPAIVFIHGIGNGTLKHELYKVLSKHPQVKTFMDAGRDKYGYGATKVILK comes from the coding sequence ATGAAATTTAAACTCGGTGACTTTGTTCGTTTTGTTGATGAACGAAGAGAAGGATATATTACTAAAATTATTGACGGTCAAACGGTAGGTGTAACAGGCGATGATGATTTCGAAATACCAGTTTTGGTAACGAAAATTACCCCAGTACATGGTACTCACTTAGATGACGAGGAAAAGCCTGCATCAACTTTTATTGCTGAACCGATTGCAATAAAAGACTTTGTAAAGCGTGGGATTTACTGGGCCATAGTGGATGATGCAAAAGCAAAATCGGTTGTCCATTTACACATTATAAATGATACTTCTTACCAGCTTTTGATAAGTGTTGTTGGTGAACAAAAACAACAGTTTAGAGGTGTTTTTTCAGGGATGATTGATTCGAATTCAATTGATAAAATTTGTTCTCTTTCTCTGACAGAGCTTGATTCATGGCCCAAACTGATTGTTCAGGTTATTTTGCATACCTCAACTAATTTTAAACCTGAGTTACCAATAAATAAAGAGTTCAAGTTTAAAGCCAAAGATTTTAGTGGTACAAAAAAGGCAATCTTGTCATTAAATAATGTTAATGGATGGTTATTTCAGATCGATGACCCTGAGTTAGTTATTGATGCAGTTAAATTGAAAGAGAGCTTTTTTAAAGCTTCAGAGGAGAAGCCTAAAATAGAGAAAGCTTCGTCAGAAGTTGATTTGCATATTGAAAAGCTACGTGATGATTTTCATTTTCTGAAGAATGCTGAAATTTTGAATATCCAGCTTGAACGTTTTCATAAGAGTTTAGACGCTGCAATAGTTGATCGATTACCCGCCATTGTTTTTATTCACGGAATTGGGAACGGTACATTAAAGCATGAATTGTACAAAGTTTTAAGTAAGCATCCGCAAGTAAAAACATTTATGGATGCCGGAAGGGATAAATATGGCTATGGAGCCACCAAAGTAATTCTGAAATAA